One Trichoplusia ni isolate ovarian cell line Hi5 chromosome 6, tn1, whole genome shotgun sequence DNA segment encodes these proteins:
- the LOC113494711 gene encoding nuclear autoantigenic sperm protein, whose product MAEVAEVSTSSASELLAAGRRHLAVGDFSVAASTLAKACEALAKEHGDTADQCAEAYLWYGKSLLGLSREESGVLGDGVPGTGNADDEEDDNEGDEIEETVENGDEPQNGGEESKAETKKENGEVETSEAESTTKEVEPSSSNAEDNEEPGTTNGDANDESVMNVDAEDDVDNLQLAWEMLDLARSILSRRAAGGAAGGAAARALLADVHLALGEVALESETYDKAVIDMQSCLDLQKELYRSDDRRIAETHYQMGLANSLASNFEDAITHFKNAANILETKIKTLETDASLKKLGSEPNSIESEIKELKELLPEIQEKIQDMMDYKAETIKRVRETLCGTNGEGSSQPNGAGSSSSASSSSTAPRPAASDISHLIKRKRKASDGEADSSAAKRVNT is encoded by the exons atGGCTGAAGTAGCAGAAGTATCGACATCTTCAGCTTCTGAACTGCTGGCTGCAGGACGTAGACATCTCGCTGTTGGAGACTTCAGTGTGGCTGCCAGCACCCTTGCTAAGGCCTGTGAGGCTCTGGCAAAAGAACATGGAGACACTGCTGACCAGTGTGCTGAGGCATACTTATG GTATGGAAAGTCATTGCTAGGCTTATCAAGAGAGGAAAGCGGAGTACTTGGCGATGGGGTGCCAGGCACTGGCAATGCCGATGATGAAGAAGATGATAATGAAG GTGATGAGATTGAAGAAACTGTTGAGAATGGTGATGAACCACAAAATGGTGGGGAGGAGTCCAAAGCTGAAACAAAGAAGGAAAACGGCGAAGTAGAGACAAGTGAAGCTGAATCAACCACAAAGGAGGTTGAACCATCCAGCAGCAATGCAGAGGATAATGAGGAGCCT GGAACAACAAATGGTGATGCTAATGACGAGTCTGTCATGAATGTGGATGCTGAGGATGACGTTGACAACTTGCAGCTGGCTTGGGAAATGCTTG ACTTGGCGCGCAGTATCCTgtcgcggcgcgcggcgggcggcgcggcgggcggcgcggccgcgcgcgcgctgctggcCGACGTGCATCTGGCGCTCGGCGAGGTCGCGCTCGAGAGCGAGACCTATGACAAAGCTGTTATTGACATGC AAAGTTGCCTGGATCTCCAAAAAGAATTATACCGAAGCGACGACAGGCGTATTGCAGAGACGCATTATCAAATGG GCTTGGCGAATTCCTTGGCATCCAATTTTGAAGACGCCATAACTCATTTCAAGAATGCAGCAAATATTCTGGAGACTAAAATCAAGACTTTGGAGACTGATGCTTCTCTCAAGAAATTAGGTTCTGAACCCAACTCCATTGAAAGCGAAATAAAGGAATTGAAAGAGCTCCTTCCTGAAATACAGGAGAAGATTCAAGATATGATGGATTATAAGGCTGAG ACAATCAAACGAGTACGGGAAACTCTGTGTGGCACAAACGGTGAAGGTAGCTCTCAACCGAATGGCGCAGGTTCAAGCTCTAGTGCCAGTTCCAGTTCCACAGCTCCTAGACCAGCTGCGTCAGATATCTCCCATCTGATCAAGAGGAAGAGAAAGGCGAGCGACGGTGAGGCAGACTCGTCCGCGGCTAAAAGAGTGAACACGTGA
- the LOC113494713 gene encoding uncharacterized protein LOC113494713: protein MATGGDVPNTLPKHMTYSQSKVPFFGALIDYLDTSAQYLRRKTFAQAEKLHAKASRATLSASFLAAVCLMLGFACNVKFEVVTLDDEPLPNDLHFMLMSKDDKLYIDDIDVTRVMWCVEASDSLVILISSLLIWNSSNVRSPLSEYLFLPWLGATLRGLFLRQAPTAGALLYTMAVVNGNINPLFLTAFSFLFLLEARLWLEIGRLVRSRWERREHAIASRDSEYEVETLWSNDDVQSVEVRNYVY from the exons ATGGCTACTGGCGGAGATGTGCCGAACACTTTACCGAAGCATATGACCTATTCGCAGTCGAAGGTGCCGTTCTTTGGCGCGCTTATCGACTATTTGGACACCAGTGCTCAATATTTGAGAAGGAAGACATTCGCGCAGGCCGAGAAACTCCACGCCAAAGCTTCGAGGGCCACTCTGTCGGCGTCATTCCTCGCTGCAGTGTGCCTCATGCTGGGGTTTGCTTGTAACGTCAAGTTCGAAGTGGTGACCCTGGATGATGAGCCTTTGCCGAATGACTTACATTTCATGCTCATGAGTAAAGATGATAAGCTCTATATCGACGATATCGATGTTACTA GAGTTATGTGGTGTGTCGAGGCGTCAGACAGCCTCGTCATACTAATAAGCAGTCTACTAATATGGAACTCATCAAACGTG CGGTCTCCCCTGAGCGAGTACTTGTTCCTGCCGTGGCTGGGAGCGACGCTGCGTGGCTTGTTCCTGCGACAGGCGCCCACCGCCGGCGCGCTGCTTTACACAATGGCGGTCGTCAATGGCAACATCAACCCACTCTTCCTTACTGCCTTCTCGTTCCTGTTCT tgttagaGGCGCGCCTGTGGCTGGAGATCGGGCGCTTGGTGCGCTCGCGGTGGGAGCGGCGCGAGCACGCCATCGCCTCCCGCGACTCCGAGTACGAAGTAGAAACACTCTGGAGCAATGACGACGTACAGAGCGTCGAAGTGCGCAACTACGTTTACTAA
- the LOC113494712 gene encoding prostaglandin reductase 1-like: MVKARKYVVNKHFQGIPKREDFDIVEYDLPNIKNGEILVKVEWVSVDPYMRAYNPRHKPPYDQFGYQVAVVEDSKDPRYPVGTRVVSHTGWCDYSIIDTNATGAMGQVYKLPNLKGLSASYGVGSVGMPGATAYFGFLEICKPKAGETVVVTGAAGAVGSLVGQIAKIKGCRVVGFAGDDAKVEWLKEIGFDAAINYKTADIAAALKEAAPKGVDCYFDNVGGELSSTILYQMNDFGRVSVCGSISSYNDIGLPQATIVQPALVFKQLKIEGFLVVRWVNRFPEAFAELIKWIHSGQLKPREHVTEGFENIYDAFIGMLNGENVGKAVVKL, translated from the exons ATGGTTAAAGCGCGGAAATACGTTgtgaataaacattttcaagGAATACCGAAACGCGAGGACTTCGACATCGTGGAATATGACTTGCCGAATATCAAAAACGGAGAAATTCTAGTCAAAGTTGAGTGG GTCAGTGTAGACCCCTACATGCGAGCGTACAATCCAAGACACAAACCACCGTACGACCAATTCGGCTATCAAGTGGCTGTTGTAGAAGATTCGAAGGATCCTCGCTACCCCGTCGGCACCAGAGTAGTCTCCCACACAGGTTGGTGCGACTACAGCATTATCGACACTAATGCCACAGGCGCTATGGGTCAAGTTTACAAGTTGCCAAACTTGAAGGGTTTATCAGCATCTTACGGAGTCGGTAGCGTAGGCATGCCAGGAGCCACGGCATACTTTGGATTTTTGGAAATATGCAAACCTAAAGCCGGCGAAACAGTGGTCGTGACCGGCGCGGCTGGAGCAGTCGGCTCCCTCGTCGGTCAGATCGCGAAGATCAAGGGCTGCAGAGTCGTCGGCTTCGCCGGCGATGACGCTAAAGTGGAGTGGCTCAAGGAGATCGGCTTCGACGCCGCCATTAACTATAAGACCGCAGACATCGCCGCCGCGCTCAAGGAAGCTGCCCCGAAGGGCGTGGACTGCTACTTCGACAACGTCGGGGGAGAGCTCAGCTCCACGATCTTGTATCAGATGAACGATTTCGGAAGGGTCTCTGTTTGCGGCAGCATCAGTTCGTACAACGATATCGGCCTGCCACAAGCTACTATTGTACAGCCTGCTTTGGTGTTCAAGCAACTGAAGATTGAGGGCTTCCTCGTAGTTCGTTGGGTCAACCGTTTCCCTGAAGCGTTTGCAGAACTCATCAAATGGATCCACAGTGGACAGTTGAAGCCCAGAGAACATGTGACTGAGGGTTTTGAAAACATCTACGATGCCTTCATAGGAATGTTGAATGGTGAAAATGTTGGCAAGGCTGttgttaagttataa